The following coding sequences lie in one Candidatus Edwardsbacteria bacterium genomic window:
- the hypD gene encoding hydrogenase formation protein HypD translates to MIDLDKFRDPAVAAKLVKRIEALCDGPAAFMEVCGTHTMAISQFGIRGLIPKSIKLLSGPGCPVCVTALSDIDKMIAIASLKDVIFTTFGDMIRVPGSYSSLREAKSQGADVRILYSPLDALQIAAENPQKQVIFAGVGFETTSPTIIATVLEAKERGINNFLVYPAFKTVPHALKAILESGQTKIDGFLCPGHVSAIIGSKPYQFIPAQYQIPCVIAGFEPLDILESLVMLLEQIRVHKKDGSAFSVQTEYRRGVPDAGNPHALSIIDKVMMPCTVEWRAIGSIPDTGLCFREEYSAFDASKRFDIKVEPAVEPEGCLCGQVMMGLNQPDECKMFGKKCTPESPVGPCMVSSEGACAAWYKYQN, encoded by the coding sequence ATGATTGATCTCGATAAATTTCGCGATCCGGCGGTGGCCGCAAAGTTGGTGAAGAGGATCGAAGCCCTTTGCGATGGCCCGGCGGCCTTCATGGAGGTCTGCGGTACCCATACCATGGCCATCTCGCAATTCGGCATCAGGGGATTGATCCCCAAATCAATAAAGCTTCTTTCCGGACCGGGCTGTCCGGTGTGCGTCACCGCCTTGTCCGACATAGACAAGATGATCGCCATTGCCAGTCTGAAGGATGTGATCTTCACCACCTTCGGCGATATGATTAGGGTGCCGGGCTCGTACAGCAGCCTGCGGGAGGCCAAGTCCCAGGGAGCCGATGTCAGGATATTGTATTCCCCGCTGGATGCCCTGCAGATCGCGGCCGAGAATCCGCAGAAACAAGTGATATTTGCCGGAGTGGGTTTCGAGACCACTTCGCCCACCATCATCGCCACGGTGCTGGAGGCAAAAGAAAGAGGGATTAATAACTTTTTGGTCTATCCGGCCTTCAAGACAGTACCCCATGCCCTGAAGGCGATACTGGAATCTGGTCAGACCAAGATAGACGGGTTTCTTTGCCCGGGCCATGTTTCGGCCATCATTGGCAGCAAGCCGTATCAATTCATTCCGGCTCAATACCAGATCCCCTGCGTCATCGCCGGGTTCGAGCCGCTGGACATTCTGGAATCTTTGGTGATGCTTCTGGAACAGATCAGGGTCCATAAAAAAGATGGTTCGGCTTTCTCCGTTCAGACGGAATACCGTCGGGGCGTGCCCGATGCCGGGAATCCCCATGCCCTGTCGATAATAGATAAAGTTATGATGCCCTGCACCGTCGAATGGCGGGCCATTGGCAGTATCCCTGATACCGGGCTTTGCTTCAGGGAAGAATACAGTGCATTCGATGCTTCAAAGCGTTTCGATATCAAAGTGGAGCCGGCCGTCGAGCCGGAAGGCTGTCTCTGCGGCCAAGTGATGATGGGCCTGAACCAGCCGGACGAATGCAAGATGTTTGGAAAAAAATGCACGCCGGAAAGCCCGGTGGGACCGTGCATGGTGTCCTCCGAGGGGGCCTGCGCCGCCTGGTATAAATATCAAAATTGA
- a CDS encoding HypC/HybG/HupF family hydrogenase formation chaperone gives MCLAIPAKIENIDGTKAEVDIRGLKRKIGLQLMPDAKVGEYVLVHAGFAIQRIDPEEAEETYKLLEDTGITIS, from the coding sequence ATGTGTTTAGCCATACCAGCCAAAATCGAAAATATCGACGGCACCAAGGCCGAGGTTGACATCCGGGGTCTTAAAAGAAAGATCGGCCTGCAGCTTATGCCCGACGCCAAGGTAGGCGAGTACGTGCTGGTGCATGCCGGGTTCGCCATCCAGCGGATCGATCCGGAGGAGGCCGAGGAAACCTACAAACTGCTGGAAGACACCGGCATCACCATATCATGA
- a CDS encoding carbamoyltransferase HypF translates to MRAVKVIINGMVQGVGFRPYIYRLAKNHHLSGWVLNSSRGVEILAQGLPAGIDAFLSDIKSQLPPQAFIDHMAVSEMEPGEHHDFAIRESLEGEGITRISPDIALCRDCLAEMLDKKDRRHDYPFINCTNCGPRFSIIKNTPYDRPFTTMSCFTMCPTCQKEYDDPENRRFHAQPNACPDCGPQYRLCHKNGHEIARKQGAIEQTAKLLMAGDILAVKGLGGFHLACDAGNDPAVKKLRDRKNRLDKPLALMCGSLDDVRNICEVNDREAKVLGSSQAPIVLLAKSKINPSATLKARNKKSNISNHVAPGNNYLGVMLPYAPVHHLLFKELKKISPGVKALVMTSGNIQDEPVVIGNREALDKLSGIADYFLFNDRDIENRNDDSIVFVTDDENQRSKIKGQKTQGDQQDEKLSFIQIVRHSRGYAPNPINLPVPVPPTLAVGGEMKNVFCLASGDKAYVSQHIGEMDNTATLEFFEEMVGKYQKWFKIKPEIIVHDLHPDYLTTKWAREQTGITLRAVQHHKAHILSTLADNGKVIPAIGVAFDGTGYGEDGKTWGGEFFVFDGKEIERAGHLEYLPLPGGEASIKRPYRIAAAYSKYFLNQLPVNLMSKDNEAELEVIAKQLENGFNLAWTSSLGRLFDAVSAMLGVCRSITFEAQAAMALENCLASGINERYEYDLAEENGMILVSVKRLWEQLTDDILSGVNAGVCSAKFHNTIVDFTLLMCDNLRSKTGINTTVLSGGVFQNRYLLRQIRQQLQNSGYDVLLHRQVPSNDGGIALGQALSVVINNK, encoded by the coding sequence ATGAGAGCAGTAAAAGTAATCATCAATGGAATGGTCCAAGGGGTAGGATTCCGTCCCTATATCTACCGGCTGGCAAAAAACCACCATCTTTCTGGCTGGGTGCTCAACTCCAGCCGGGGGGTGGAGATATTGGCCCAGGGACTTCCTGCCGGCATCGATGCCTTTCTGTCGGATATCAAAAGCCAGCTGCCGCCACAGGCTTTTATTGATCATATGGCGGTATCCGAAATGGAACCTGGGGAACATCACGATTTTGCCATCAGGGAAAGTCTTGAAGGAGAAGGCATCACTCGAATATCACCGGATATCGCTCTCTGTCGGGACTGTCTTGCTGAAATGCTGGACAAGAAAGACCGGCGACATGATTATCCTTTCATTAACTGCACCAACTGCGGCCCCAGGTTCTCCATCATCAAAAACACTCCGTATGACCGGCCCTTTACCACCATGTCCTGCTTTACTATGTGTCCCACTTGTCAAAAGGAATATGACGACCCTGAGAACCGCCGGTTCCATGCTCAGCCTAACGCCTGCCCTGACTGCGGCCCGCAATACCGGCTATGTCATAAGAACGGGCATGAAATTGCCAGGAAGCAGGGGGCCATTGAACAAACGGCAAAGCTGCTGATGGCCGGGGATATCCTGGCCGTAAAGGGGTTAGGAGGGTTTCATCTGGCCTGCGATGCCGGCAATGATCCGGCGGTTAAAAAACTTCGTGACAGAAAGAACCGGCTGGACAAGCCGCTGGCCCTGATGTGCGGGTCATTGGATGATGTAAGGAACATCTGCGAAGTGAACGATAGGGAGGCGAAGGTGCTGGGGTCAAGCCAGGCGCCGATTGTTCTTTTGGCAAAATCAAAAATCAATCCTTCGGCAACGCTCAAGGCAAGAAATAAAAAATCAAATATATCCAATCATGTGGCTCCGGGGAACAATTATCTGGGAGTGATGTTGCCGTATGCTCCGGTGCATCATCTTTTATTTAAAGAGCTGAAAAAAATATCCCCCGGAGTCAAGGCATTAGTAATGACCTCGGGTAATATACAGGATGAGCCGGTGGTTATCGGCAATCGGGAAGCTTTGGACAAACTGTCGGGCATTGCCGATTATTTTTTGTTTAACGATAGGGATATTGAGAATCGCAACGATGATTCCATCGTGTTTGTGACCGATGATGAAAATCAAAGATCAAAGATCAAAGGTCAAAAAACCCAGGGAGACCAGCAGGACGAGAAATTATCTTTTATCCAGATAGTCCGGCATTCCAGGGGCTATGCCCCCAATCCCATCAATCTCCCGGTCCCGGTGCCTCCGACTCTGGCGGTGGGTGGGGAGATGAAGAATGTTTTTTGTCTGGCCTCGGGCGATAAGGCCTATGTCAGCCAGCATATCGGCGAGATGGACAACACTGCCACCTTGGAATTTTTTGAAGAAATGGTGGGTAAATACCAGAAGTGGTTCAAGATAAAACCGGAAATTATCGTTCACGACCTGCATCCCGATTACCTGACCACCAAGTGGGCCAGGGAACAGACCGGGATAACTCTGCGCGCAGTCCAGCACCATAAAGCCCATATCTTAAGCACCCTGGCCGATAACGGAAAAGTCATTCCGGCCATCGGGGTGGCCTTCGACGGCACCGGCTACGGCGAGGATGGAAAGACTTGGGGCGGGGAGTTCTTTGTATTCGACGGCAAAGAAATTGAAAGGGCCGGGCATTTGGAATATCTGCCCCTGCCGGGCGGGGAGGCCTCTATCAAAAGGCCCTATCGAATCGCTGCTGCCTACAGCAAATATTTTCTCAACCAGCTCCCCGTGAACCTGATGTCCAAAGATAATGAAGCGGAGCTGGAGGTGATAGCAAAACAACTGGAGAACGGCTTTAACCTGGCCTGGACATCCAGCCTGGGCCGGTTGTTCGATGCGGTCAGCGCCATGCTGGGCGTCTGCCGGAGCATTACTTTTGAGGCCCAGGCGGCTATGGCACTGGAGAACTGCCTTGCTTCAGGGATCAATGAAAGATACGAGTATGATCTGGCTGAAGAAAATGGAATGATTTTAGTGTCAGTGAAAAGACTGTGGGAACAGCTGACCGACGATATCCTGTCGGGTGTAAACGCTGGGGTTTGCTCGGCCAAGTTCCATAACACAATCGTTGACTTTACTTTGCTGATGTGCGATAATTTGAGGTCAAAAACCGGCATAAATACCACAGTTCTGTCTGGGGGCGTCTTTCAGAACCGTTATCTGTTACGGCAGATACGACAACAACTTCAGAATTCAGGTTATGATGTCCTGCTTCACCGTCAGGTGCCGTCAAACGATGGCGGTATAGCGTTGGGGCAGGCGCTTTCTGTTGTGATAAATAACAAGTAA